The following proteins are encoded in a genomic region of Danio rerio strain Tuebingen ecotype United States chromosome 16, GRCz12tu, whole genome shotgun sequence:
- the LOC101885117 gene encoding uncharacterized protein, protein MDPFIMQEGSDVSEIEKSVKNKWRWAWLSEIGENGKPFSSWAKKIKQPGTCLCTVCHRKLQYGSNGKKVLARHQSEASHNAAVRALQYTCSLPGATSTTTEIHASMADRVCDVKVRVCSFIAEHDLSFTISQPLVNLMQSVVKDKSALSRLSMSNAHASNLCTHGIAAYWKSELSSKLKTKMFSLNVDEATDGNMDRILNVLVRYYDEDVGKVATQHLASRKLNIADALSITNTLTDILQSYSLNWNQVVGILLDNCSVMRGKKSGVETLVRRENPSLLDVSGDTVHMVSNAAKALLNTFQGFVEQFCSDVYYDIEKSPKQKEIFSEFQSLLHLENKSLIRPISSRFLQMLDVCNRIRDLMDPLTVHFYSVLSSHDQHKHRWLLNQLLDKHAVTSDEKARIICLQQQIAKSARIGSDVNKKRKTRICMLFSEFDKLTTIIDLYRGVLPTFQVFLKKLQHEKPMIHVLHAEMLLLVRELLSKFMKPETIPLSANGLLKLNVHQRDLQYTDKRLSVGRFSFFALNKARVEKKPWVQKLYSSLREGYIKAATFLLKNLPLNNIIITSLSALTPSLILHESVQGAFNTLAKALPNAVKSEELGQLDEEVRAYQINTDLGAQAKCFEENNARIDVDWWSKIFAMKMTGGGTRFPILGKLVKALLSLFTGPLVEGSFNMMDDIIEKDRVRLNIETYEGLAILKSNMKVMGKTASKMQITPALRRFCLSSYETYQNHLKKKKVNLDNQKERKLREAVKVLSEVRVRKVKKGSTSYVCAKAPTSSTLGVKRIAAATASTSSTAGVKGKSAATASTSSTAEVKGKSAATASTSSTAGVKGKSAATASTSSTAGVKGKSAATASTSSTAGVKGKSAATASTSSTAGVKGKSAATASTSSTAGVKGKSAATASTSSTAGVKGKSAATASTSSTSPGATPAHVASQTLKRVSGVAKLQEYGFTAKKQKK, encoded by the exons ATGGACCCATTTATAATGCAGGAAGGCTCCGATGTTTCGGAGAtcgaaaaaagtgtaaaaaataaatggagATGGGCTTGGCTTAGCGAAATTGGGGAGAATGGCAAGCCTTTTAGTTCGtgggcaaaaaaaattaaacaaccaGGTACGTGTCTTTGCACAGTATGCCACAGGAAACTTCAATATGGCAGTAATGGCAAAAAAGTGCTAGCTCGCCATCAGTCAGAAGCCAGTCACAATGCCGCCGTTCGTGCTCTACAGTACACTTGCTCCCTGCCTGGTGCGACAAGTACCACAACGGAGATTCATGCATCTATGGCCGACCGTGTGTGCGATGTAAAAGTGCGCGTATGTTCTTTCATAGCGGAGCATGACCTGTCGTTCACAATCTCACAACCGCTAGTTAATTTGATGCAGTCAGTTGTCAAAGACAAGAGTGCACTTTCAAGATTGTCAATGTCTAATGCACATGCCTCCAACTTGTGCACACATGGTATTGCTGCTTATTGGAAGTCCGAATTGTCATCTAAGCTGAAAACGAAGATGTTCTCATTAAATGTAGATGAGGCAACAGATGGAAACATGGACAGGATTCTGAATGTTCTTGTTCGGTACTATGATGAAGATGTGGGAAAAGTGGCAACCCAGCATCTAGCCTCGAGGAAACTGAATATCGCAGATGCCTTATCAATCACAAACACATTGACAGATATTCTCCAGTCATATAGCCTGAACTGGAATCAGGTTGTTGGTATACTGTTGGATAACTGCAGTGTGATGAGAGGGAAAAAGTCTGGAGTAGAGACACTAGTCAGAAGAGAAAATCCATCACTGCTGGATGTCAGCGGAGACACTGTCCATATGGTCTCGAATGCAGCCAAGGCCCTTTTAAATACTTTCCAGGGATTTGTGGAACAATTTTGCTCTGATGTATACTATGACATTGAAAAATCACCCAAACAGAAAGAAATTTTTTCTGAGTTCCAGTCCTTACTTCATTTGGAGAATAAGAGCCTAATACGTCCCATCAGCAGCAGGTTCCTGcaaatgttagatgtgtgcaacAGAATACGGGACCTTATGGATCCATTGACCGTGCACTTCTACAGCGTCCTGTCTTCTCATGATCAACACAAACACAG ATGGCTCCTGAACCAGCTTCTTGATAAGCATGCAGTTACATCTGATGAGAAGGCCAGGATAATATGTCTGCAACAGCAAATAGCAAAATCTGCGAGGATAGGAAGTGATGTCAACAAAAAACGAAAGACACGCATCTGTATGCTTTTTTCCGAGTTCGACAAGCTCACAACCATTATTGATTTGTATCGAG GTGTACTTCCAACTTTCCAGGTGTTCCTGAAGAAGTTGCAACATGAAAAGCCCATGATTCATGTGCTGCATGCTGAAATGCTACTGCTGGTTAGGGAACTTCTCTCCAAATTTATGAAGCCTGAAACTATCCCTTTGAGTGCAAATGGCTTGTTGAAGCTTAATGTTCACCAGAGAGACCTGCAGTACACTGACAAAAGGTTGTCTGTGGGAAGATTCAGCTTCTTTGCCTTAAACAAGGCTAGAGTGGAAAAGAAGCCCTGGGTGCAGAAGCTCTACAGTTCTCTCAGAGAAGGCTACATAAAGGCAGCAACATTCCTCCTGAAAAACCTGCCCctcaacaacatcatcatcaccTCTTTATCTGCGTTGACACCATCATTGATTCTCCACGAATCAGTCCAAGGTGCATTCAACACCTTGGCCAAGGCCTTGCCAAATGCTGTGAAGTCAGAAGAGTTGGGTCAACTGGATGAAGAGGTTCGAGCCTACCAGATTAATACAGATCTAGGAGCACAGGCCAAATGCTTTGAGGAGAACAATGCACGAATCGATGTTGACTGGTGGAGTAAGATTTTTGCCATGAAGATGACAGGAGGAGGAACGAGGTTCCCCATCTTAGGGAAGTTGGTAAAGGCTCTTCTGTCATTGTTCACTGGCCCTCTTGTAGAAGGATCATTTAACATGATGGATGATATAATTGAGAAAGACAGGGTTAGGCTGAACATTGAGACTTATGAAGGTTTAGCCATTCTCAAGTCCAACATGAAGGTAATGGGCAAAACTGCATCTAAAATGCAAATTACCCCTGCATTAAGGAGATTTTGCCTGTCTTCTTATGAGACATACCAAAATCATCTGAAGAAAAAGAAGGTGAACCTTGACAATCAAAAGGAAAGGAAACTGAGGGAAGCTGTGAAGGTTCTCTCAGAAGTTAGGGTTAGAAAAGTAAAGAAAGGTTCCACCTCTTATGTTTGTGCTAAAGCCCCCACCTCTTCCACCCTGGGAGTTAAACGAATAGCTGCTGCTACAGCCTCCACCTCCTCCACTGCTGGAGTTAAAGGTAAATCTGCTGCTACAGCCTCCACCTCCTCCACTGCTGAAGTTAAAGGTAAATCTGCTGCTACAGCCTCCACCTCCTCCACTGCTGGAGTTAAAGGTAAATCTGCTGCTACAGCCTCCACCTCCTCCACTGCTGGAGTTAAAGGTAAATCTGCTGCTACAGCCTCCACCTCCTCCACTGCTGGAGTTAAAGGTAAATCTGCTGCTACAGCCTCCACCTCCTCCACTGCTGGAGTTAAAGGTAAATCTGCTGCTACAGCCTCCACCTCCTCCACTGCTGGAGTTAAAGGTAAATCTGCTGCTACAGCCTCCACCTCCTCCACTGCTGGAGTTAAAGGTAAATCTGCTGCTACAGCCTCCACCTCCTCCACCTCTCCTGGAGCCACTCCTGCACATGTAGCTAGTCAAACACTAAAACGGGTTTCAGGTGTAGCCAAGCTTCAGGAATATGGTTTTACAGCCAAAAAGCAGAAAAAGTGA